The Desulfatiglans sp. genomic sequence CTTTACACTAAGCCCTTCCCATACCTTGGGTGTTATTGCTGGCGGCATGGTGAGTATAGCAAATTTCATGTTTCTTCAGCACACCTTTAAGAAGGCCTTTGGTACAGACTTTAAACGGAAAGCCAGGAAAATCTCTATTTTTATATATTACTATTTTCGACTTTCAGTACTGGGTGTAATCATTTTTATCCTGTTAAAGCATAAACTGGTACACCCTGTTGGCCTTATAATAGGATTGTCAACCGTTGTTATCGCAATAACTGTTGCAGGGGTGATCATGGCCATAAAGACCGGGGGCAGGGGGCATAAATAATTTGGAGCACCATTATTATTATATAACAGAGATTTTGAGCTATTTTGGGTTTGATCATTTTGCCCATAAGTGGCAGCATGTTACCCACTCATGGATTGTAATGGCAATAATGCTTGCCGGCGCTCTTTTTCTTGTGAGGGGGATTAAGGCTCTGCCTGGTAAGAAACAGTCCTTTCTTGAATATGTAATAACCAGCATAGAAGATTTTATTATCAGTATCACAGGCCCCGAGGGAAAGATGTTTTTCCCTTTTATAGCCACGGTTTTTCTGTATATCCTGATATGCAATCTCCTGGGGCTTATACCGGGCTTTTTTTCACCGACAGCAGATACCAATACGACCCTTGCCCTTGCGCTTGC encodes the following:
- a CDS encoding ATP synthase subunit I translates to MEWDIFYEDLKKKYWVVFLLISSVSFFTLSPSHTLGVIAGGMVSIANFMFLQHTFKKAFGTDFKRKARKISIFIYYYFRLSVLGVIIFILLKHKLVHPVGLIIGLSTVVIAITVAGVIMAIKTGGRGHK
- the atpB gene encoding F0F1 ATP synthase subunit A, with the translated sequence MEHHYYYITEILSYFGFDHFAHKWQHVTHSWIVMAIMLAGALFLVRGIKALPGKKQSFLEYVITSIEDFIISITGPEGKMFFPFIATVFLYILICNLLGLIPGFFSPTADTNTTLALALATFFYTHYIGIKYHGIKYVKHFLGPVPAIAPIMLPIEIIGHFARVMSLTIRLFGNIFGKEKILGILFAIAGAYLAPLPVMVLGLLVSFVQALVFMLLATVYFAGAMEEAH